The Chlorocebus sabaeus isolate Y175 chromosome 14, mChlSab1.0.hap1, whole genome shotgun sequence genome segment GAGCTTGTTGGTTGAGCACTTGGTGCAGATAATTGTTCAACAGCAACTGCCAGGACAGCCAGAACCAGTCTCTTCTGCACTCACCCAGCCCTCCTACTCAATTTCACCTGTCAGTCCTATTTCGTTTGCTCCCAAATGTTTGCTTCACAGGGCTCCCTATGCACCTGGTTGGCCCTGCCTCAGGTGCCCTAGAGGACAGGGCTGTGATGCACGGATGTGAGGCCCCAGCTGTCACCTCCCTGTGAGCTGACCAGGGTCTCTGTAGCAGCTTCCCCTGATAAGCCCCTCTCGCAGGACCTCAAGAGTCCTGGAAAGGCGTCATTCCGCCACATCTGTGTCAGCGCTTAGACCCATGACTCAGGTTAACTGAGGGTTCTGCTCTTGGTGCTGATGGAGGCTCATATCATCTCAAGCTCTCATGTAGCTCTGAGCTGGAGCTGTGTGTCAGGCTGCTGCCCTCCACAGCATTCAACCAAAAAAACTACCATTCACGGAGGcacagggagggaggctgggtcATTTGCTCAGGGTTCTGGGAGGAGCCAGGATTCAGAATCTGAGGAAAGGCACTGTCTGGCTGCAGGCCTGTGGCTGGGAAGAGCCCTGGGTGGCACAGAGGCTGCACGGGCTGGTGGGGCCCACCCCAGAGCCCACCTTACCTTGGTGAAGGTTAGACAGTCCTTGTCTTGGTCTTTGTCCTTCATCTCGAAATCATAAAGTGCTTTTCCCTGGGGCGGGGCGTGTGGCAAGGGCTGGATGCACTGGATATAGCTGGCTGGGAGGAAGCCCTGTGTGCCGTGCAGCTCACCATGGTACCACTGTTCATCCACCTTGCGCCGCAGGACGATGATGTCCCCCTTGTTGAACTTGAGGTCGCCGGGTTCCTTCCCCTCGTAGCTGTAGAGGGCCTTGCCATAGGGAAGCAGGCAGGGATTCTGCAAGCAAGAGACAGCATGTGGTCAACGGGCATGTGCCTTCCCAGTGCCCTGAGTGGATCTGCCAGGGCAGGCCGGGGCTTCCCGGGGGCTTTCTGTGTCCTGGGGGTGCATACAAAGTGcaccacaagtggaaaatattttaaagaaacagcCTGTCACAGGAACACGCACATACCGAGGCCCTACCGAGATAACAGGGTCCTCATCATAGCCATTCCTCCTAAATAGGATACTGTCTGGGGCCTTCCACACAGACCACCTCATTCTGTGCAGAAAGGACTCTGAAGTAGGTGCTGGCTTATCTTCATGTacagatggggacactgaggcacacagagggaAGGTGACTTTCCCAAGGCACACACCTAGGAGCAGTAGGTGGAATCTGAACCCGGGGGTCTGGGCTTGGAATTTCTCACCCAATACTCTGTGCTGAATCACTTTCCATTGGTTCCTATTTCTCAGGCATTTTAGTCTAAGAAGCTGCCAGATTTCTAGCAAGTAtccaacaatttttttctttactttttctacGTAATAGTCACAGCAACTCAGAGCATGCTCCAGGGGTTGAAGCTGAGCAGCAGGCGTGCATGGCATCCGTCGTGCTCAGCGTCCCACTCAGCAGACTCACGGCCAGCGGCACACACACAAGGACGATGACAAACAGCCTGTGTAGAGCACAAGGGCTGTGCCCAGGCACAGGGGTTCTAACAAGCAGTCCCCGGCCATCACAGACCCCCAACCATGACACACAACTTTCTGCTGCATGTACCTGTAGCAGTCTGTTCCAGAAGTACACTTTCAAGGACGTAAGACTGTATCCTCCTAACATGAGCGATGTTCTTGTATCCGTTGGAGGAAAACCAATCCGTCTGCACCTGTTCTGTCATCCTCGGTCTCAAACCATGACTAGCTCTGAAATCCAAACAAGATTCTAGGCTGCTTCTGCTTGTCAGCGATAAGGAGCCTGTCAAAGAATCCCGAAACTGATGTGATGTCTTCGTCCACTTCCTAGGCTTCTCTTAACTGGCCCTGTCTCATCATGACCATCTGGCCACACGggcctctctccctttcctttatgGGTGGCCAATACCCGCTCAACTGTGGGAGCTTTGTCAGAGGTCAATCCTGTGCCAGAGGAAAACCAAAGGAAAGCCCTGCATTGTCCGGGTGTCAATACCCAACGATTTTCCTACCAGAAGCCGCATTTTCTCACCAGGGCTGCCTATGCCAAGGAGTTCTTCAGTATTCGAATCAATCAATAGAAGCACAAAAGCCTGAAGCACTAGTACATCGAAAAACTCTTTGTGGAGGACTTAATAGCATGTTGGCAACTCAATCATTCTACATTTATGTTTCAGCAACGTCAAACGACAGCAGTTAAGAGAGAGCCTGCTGGCAAATTGACAAACAGCCACCACTAACCAATTAAACAGTAACACCAGAGGATTTTTCATTGCAGAACtcgaagagaaaaaaaaatccgttTGCTTCCAATAATACTCATTCTGGATAGCTTTGTAGTGCGAGCACAATAGTGTGTAACGAGCCCCAATTTTAGAGAGCGGAGGCAAGGGGTAATTTGCAAGACAAGCACTGTGGTCGGAAAAAAATTGGAAGGGGCAGTTGGCTGCAGGCCATCAGAATAATTCCGCTGCCACACAGGGGCCACTCAGCCGCCAGCCAGGGAATCTCAATTTGGGACAAttctgtctgaagatatttttggCTATCACAACCGGAAGGTGGGGTGCTACCAACATGTAACAAGTAAAAGCCAGGGACATTGCCAAACACCCTGCAATGCCCAGGACAGTCCCTGCTACAAAGAAAGACCCGGCCCAGAGCATCAGTAGGTTAAGAAACCCTGGTCCAGCCTGTTTGGTTAAGTTTACAAAAAAAGACAGAGTAAGGTTCCTTGTTCTAATAGAACTTAGTCTACGAAcactttaaaagttaaatataacaTGTATTTTCATGATGGGAGTATTTTCACTATTGGCTACATGGAGACACTTAGATATCCATCAAGGTAAGCGGTTTTAAAGggatggtaagaaaaaaaaaacatgctgtGAAGTTGAAAAACCAGCCTCAACAAGATGCACACAAAAAAGCTTTCCTTTGTCAAGGAATGACTCCATTTCCTTTCATTCCCAAATCACAAGGGTAAGGCTTAAAAGCCGTGTTATAAGAGCTACAGACTCGATGGCTGTGTGGTGACTTTTGCTACCATTGGTAACAACTGTGGGCAGGAAGGGCCAGTTTTACACCTGCCTCCATGCGGCACTCCCTTCTGCAGCCAGCTCGTGCTATCTGAGCACACACACCTCCCTGCAATGTCCCTGTGAGAAGGGGACACTGTatttcctccccagcctccccaccaTCGGCCTTCTCTAGACTGGCTGACATAAAGGCCCCCTGAAGACACCACTCATACCCACATTGTGTAACTGCGGCCCCGACTTAGGTAGTGTGGCAGGGAAAGCTGGGGTGTAGGaccagagaaactgaggcaccttCCACCAGGCAGCCTGGGGCTGTAGGCCACCGCCCAGGACAGAGGACTCTGTGAGGCAAGGCACACACTCTTGAGTCACAGAGGGGTTCTGCCTTTCATGAATTCTCCGGAGGGACCATGGCCTCACTGGTACCAGCACTGCGGCCTGCAGGTCTCCTTGACGCCCCCCTTCACTGTCGCAGACCCCAGCTTGACCTGCCTGTGCCAGTGGCCCTCAAATCAACCTGTGCCTGTGACGTCCCTTCTGATTAGCGGACTTGATGTGAACCCAGATGCCTGCTTGCCTGCTCTGCTGGACATCCACAAGCTCCTAGAGGCCATCGTCTGTCCCTCCCAGCCCTACCTCCTGTGGCCATGGAATCTCCACTCAGCTGCTGGGCAGGGACCTTCAGTCACCCCTGTGCCCACCCTTTCCCTTGGCCTGGGCACTCCTCCTGCCAACTCCACTTCTGAGCTCTCACCCAGAGGGCCATGCACCCTCCCCGTCCCGCTGCCTTGCATGCCATCTATCCTGCGCCCAGTGCAAACCTCCTCCAGTGGTCTCCTGGCTCATCAGCCTGTCCAAATGCAGGGCCAAGCTCACACACCTGCTACTTATGAGCTTCAGTGGCTGCctgctgacctcaggggatccgagCTCCTCGGCACAGCAGCCGAGGTCCCCTAAGCTGGCCCCAGCACACCTGCCCAGCCACAGCAGACAGCGTCCTCAGTCACAAGAAGTCTGTGCTTCTGGAACCTAGAACCTGCAGGGTTTTGCAGACAGAGCTCCATGCTACTTCCTCTGCCCTTCTCACTCCCTCTGAAACCCATACTGCTCCCCCGTTACCAACTGTGCCCTCCTAATTCCATCAGCCACTCACCAGCCATCCTTACTCTATCAGCCACCTTCCTAATTCCTTCGCTTCTATGCCACCAAGGCCCCCAGGACGAGGCTGTGCTGTTCACCCGGATGACCTCAGGACCCAGGAGTGTTCTCCCTGCATAGCAGGTCccctctgtgtgctgttaattcaaaGGCACTCAGGTTAGTCCTGAGTCAGGCCTGGATGGGGATGCAGGGCGTAAAGTTAGAAAAGAAGTATctggggctgggtatggtggctcacgcctatcatcttagcactctggaaggctgaggatggaaaatcacttgaggccaggggtttaaggctagcctgggcaacatattgagaccctatcgctaaaaaaaaaaaagaaagaaagaatttttttttttttttttttaaatagccagacattgtggcaagtacttgtagtctcagctattgggaggctgaggcaagatgactgagtgagcctgggagttcgaggctgcagtaagcaatgatcgtaccactgcactccagcctgggtgacagagcaagaccctgtgtctaatgaaaaaaaaggaaaccagggCAGGAGTAGGGCAGAAGCAAGGGCAGACTGGAGATTGTACTCCTGGCCACCACTCCACAGGTGGTGACCCACCTGCTGGCCCCAACCCGCCTGCTGGCCTCGAGGCTGGGACTGAGAGCAAGCAAGCTGTGAGAGCATGCGGGCTGCAGGTGGGGCCTGTTTGCCTTGCTGGCTGGTGAGCCAGAATGGAGAAGGGTAGGGGACAGAGAAGGCGGGAGAGAAAAGGCAAGAGAGCCCCCTGTATCCCCATCTCAGACTGCCAGACCCAGATTTGACAGAGCAAAACCAAGAGGGGGAATGAATCTTTTTAAGATGCAGGACACATTtgtgagggaaagaaaaaaaacagagttaAGGAAGGTGCCGAGAGGCAGTTTATTTGGATGAGCAGCAGCAGCCAGAAACTGGATCTCATCAGGAAATGCTCCTATGGGTGACACCCGGCACCTCCAGAGTCTTTCATCTTCAAAGCTCTTTATAAGATTAACTAATTAGTGCAAGGAAGAGGCCTAGGGCAGGCAGATGCTATTATGGGGGAGAAAAGATTTCTGCCGATTTCGCAGCAGCAACCCGGAGGCCTCTATGTCCCAGCCTCCACACCCACCCAGGAGGGTGGCCAGCTGCTCCAGAGCCTGTTTGCTTTCTGCCCACAGACGCGTTTGCAAGAACTTCTCACACTGTGACGTGCTCCCCTTTAGAGGAATTTCATTCAAACATTGTCACTAAGCTGCCATTATTTGGGCTCAagacattaagaaaaagaaataaaagaaaaagggaaaacccATCTGGGATGCCTACAGGACAATTAACACCAGCCACCCCTGCAAggcattaataataattaaaactcaTAATGTCAATTTCATGGCTCATTACTCAGATGTGGCACACACATCTTCCTCTGGGCTTAATGTCCTACCCGTGGAGACGGCGCTCACGTGGGCACAATGGCGCCATCTCTGGCTTCTACTGGAATCAGGCACGTGGCAGCAGGCTCTAATGAATGTGCTCTTGACAGCCCTGGGTGGGACTCTCAGGCAAGCCATACTCCTGAGCAAGGGTGGGTGCCAAAGCCAGCCTGCAGCATGGGGAGGGCACGACCCCGACTGGCCTATTCCAGACCTCCCGGCAAGCTGAGGTGGAGAGCGTGGAGCACCGGCTCCCTGTGTTTAAGACCCTAAGGATGTAATCTTTCCAGGAGAGCACTTGCCACGGCTCTCACTACCTGCTTTCAATGGAGGGCCCCCTCCACGGTTGGCCCATCAGGACAGATTCCCGCCTGTTTTGCTCACTGGTGGATCCCCCGCTGCTGGCCTGACACAGATCACACACTCGATATATCTACTGAACGAATTAACACACAGACTAGCAAACCAGTCCCCTGGGACGGGGGCCTTGGTTCACAGCTTCTATCTGGCCCATTATTTTTCCCAAAATATGAGATTCACGGTCCAGGTGACCCAAGATCCTGTTGCTAATAGCAGCTGGGCCTGGAGGAATGGGGAAAATCCCAGGGATGGCTGATGAGGAGTGGGGCATTCCAGCCAGAGGTTCAGCCCATGCAAAGGCCCGGAGTTACAGATGGACACAGGGCCTCCCCACGGGCAGTCTCTAGACCTGTATAGCACAGCATGTGGCCAGCTGAAAAGTGTCAGGAAGATGAACACGTTCGTCCACAGGCCCTGAAGGGTGAGACCCTAATCGTACACACACCAAGCACTGCAGGGTCTGAGAAAGCGGCAGAGATAGTTAATGACCCCCTGATACCCACTCTCTGCTTCTTTTGTCTGGGAGAATACTCCAAATTTCAACTGAGGTCAAGCTTCCAGCAGAAGCCTTCATTTTCCAGCCTTGCCTGCAGGCAGCCGTGGGTAGGTGTCCACGTTTCTGTCCACGAAATGCAAGTCAAAGTGATTCCTGCAAATTCTGGAGCATGTTTTATAATGACTTGCATAAGGAAATCTGCCTTCCCACGGGCTGCATGGTAGATATGGTAGGGTGGGTCAGTTTTTCCATCAAACATTATGCTCAAAGGGGGAAGAAATCTGGGTCTTGGGGTGACCTTGCAGAACATACCCCCTGaccatgaagaaaaaggaaactcgATCTTATCTGAGCCATCACGTTTTGGGATCTTATTCACAGCTTAGCCTATATTCTGACTCATTCAGGAAGTCTCAGGTGTATTTACAATTTCTTTAGCTCGTAAGCATTTTTTAAGCCAAGGCATTGACTTTCATAGCACTGCTGAGGGTTATCATTTATGTGCTGTCATCTTTAAATAGCACTTTCAACTCAGAGACTCTGAGATTTAGAAAAGGCATGACTCTTGGCCTTaccttattttaaataatgtatttaccAGAGTGTACCCCATCTTTCAGTTTATAGATTTAATCTGCGATGAAGAAGTTTGTTACTATATCACACTGCAACCAGAGGTTCCCAAGTTTTCGTTTCACAGATAATTAGATTTCGAGTTCCTTTGTCCCTTTTTCTCATTCAAAGCTGCTTGTTGGGTCCTTTTTCTTTcgtcctctcttttcttctgacaGTTTCTTCTTTTCCCGTATTTGCACACTCATTCGTCCAAGAATTGATGAAGAATTGATGAAATAAGACAAAGCAGGAAAACACAACTTGCCCTTCACATACAGGGTGACGAGGCCACTGCTAAGCTGCTGTGTGGGATGCAACTGTGAAGACATAAATTGTCTACAGCCAAGAGCTGCCTATAGCAGTTTCATGTTGCAGCCAGATTAGAGAggatttaaaagcaaatttacttttctttttttcttcctttttttacttTTCCCAGACTTTGTTGTGGCCTGTTTCCCTGTTGCATCAAAACAGCAGTGAGGTCATCTGCGGTGGCCTTAGGAAGCACCTTTTGACAAAGTACCTTGGGCTTAGTTTTCCCATAAACCGGAGATACTCAAATCTGCCCTTCCATGCTTCTTAGTATGTCGAGAACAAAACTGATGATACGTAAAGAACTTTGTGTCTCTTAATGAAGAAGGAGTTATAAAAAAAATGATCACTGACTACTTGCTGAGGCAAACAGATGTTCCAGGACATGGGTGCCCAGGCCAGGACAGGCAGATGCTTCTCAGTGTAGAAAGTGGTCAGTGGTGATCCCTCCCCGTGCACTGCAGCAGAAGTCAGATGGGAGAACTGAGGACCACCCCTCCAGCATCCGCACACATTCGCTGAATAAGTGAATTCAGCAAAGAACCGATGCACAGTCCTTGGGTGTAGACCCTCTCTTGCCCTCAGGGTTGAGGTATGTGCTTCTCCGGGTTCCAGCAGTACTGGGGCTCTCATCCCGACCTCGCCCCTTCCTGTCCTGAGCACCTCCTGTGTGCCCGCTGCTCCTACCTCTACCTGCGAGACCCACAGGATCCTTACAGCAATCCTGTGAGCTTGGCCTTATATTATCTGCACTTTACAGATAGGAAATTGGGGCACAGTGAGGtccagtaacttgcccaaggtccaaGAGGCAGGACTGGACCCAGGTGGTCTGACCTCTCAGCCTGAGCACTGCTGGCTACACACATCACCTCCTCAAAGTAACACAGCCATTATTTAGCTGTTACTCCCCACCAGACACTCCTGATAGCTATTACTGCTCACACGACCCCTGTGAAATAGGAATTACGGTccttttataagtgagaaaaaatGCAGCAAGGTGGGCAAATTCCTCAGCATCACAGAGCATGTAATTGGGCAACCAGCTTCCaaccacctgcctcctcctcacTCCCCCAAAAGGGGAGGGAGGCCTCTGTGGAGCCCTGATAATTGTTTAATTATGGAAGGAAAAGGGCACTTGTGGGTCGGTCATTCATTAGGCCAGGAGGGTCCAGATCTGTTTACATTTATCCAGTTCGGAGATGCATTGCTCACTTCCTCACTTTCTGGGAAGACAGCTCCCCACGCTGTGAGCTGGTATTTGCAGCGTTCTAGGCATGTTCTGATAATGTGTACTTACAGGAGCACTTGAGCAAGTCCCCCCAGCAACCACCAGGAACCTTGAAAAGTGCTCCTGTGATCCCTCCCAGGGAACAAAGGCCTCGCTACCTGCAACCCCTGCAGCCCCACCCAGGCACCCTCCAGGACCTGCATCCAGCTGATTCCTGGCTGGCCCATCTCTCACCTTTCAACTGGCCCTTTGGGCAGCACACTCACCAGGGCCTCCTTCGTGGGTGGCCTCGGGTCAGTGGGGCCTTGCACTGGGGACCCGGATCTCCAGCCACCTCAGAAGACCAAGAGGACAGGAGGGAAATGAAAGAGGGGACTAAAGGCAGAGGATTCCTTGTAGGTCCTTATTTCAACCCAAACCAACCACCACATCAtcttaatatatatacatttttcacatcattattttcatgttacccctcaccccccccccaaaaaaaaacagttgacccttgaaccaACATGGGTTTAAACTGCAAGGGTctacttatatgtggatttttttcaataagttATACTGAGTGTGCCCCCGTCCTCTGCCTCCCCGTCCACCTCCTCTACCTTTTCTCTGCCTGAGAGAGCTGGCTTTgcaacccctcctcctcctcagcctacacAACGTGAAGATGATGAAAacgaagacctttatgatgattcacTTCCCCTTAAtgagtagtaaatatattttctcttccttacaattttttaaataacaatttcttttctctagctcgCTTTATTGTAAGAACACAGTatatagccgggtgtggtggctcacgcctgtaatcccagcactttgggaggccgaggcgggcggatcacaaggtcaggagatcgagaccacggtgaaaccccgtctctactaaaaatacaaaaaattagctgggcgcggttgcgggcgtctgtagtcccagctactcaggaggctgagccaggagaatggcaggaacccaggaggcggagcttgcagtgagccgagatcacgccactgcactccagcctgggcaacagagcgagactctgtctccaaaaaaaaaaaaaaagaacacagtatATGATGTATAGTTCTTCCAAGATATGTGTTGATCAACTGTGtgtgttatcagtaaggcttctggtcaacaatAAAGCTTAGGGGTTGagtttgggggagtcaaaagttacatgCAAGACTGGGCGCGCAGGctcaggcactttgggaggccgaggcgggtggatcacgtgaggtcaggagttcgagactagcctggccaacatagtgaaactccatctctactaaaaatacaaaaattagtcgggcatgatggcgcatgcccgtagtcccagctactttcgaggctgaggcaggagaattgcctgaacacgggagacagaggatgcagtgagctgagattgtaccactgcactccagcatgggcgacagagtgaggctgcctcaaaaaaaaaaaaaaaaaagttacacgcAGGTTTTTGACTGTGCTGGGGGTTGTTGCCCTAACTCccgcattgttcaagggtcaagtgTAACacaaaaaggtaagaaaaaataaagtatccGTGAGCATCtatgtaaaaaaaataagtttcccTAAGAATCTGGCTTGAATGACAAAGAAAGGAGACCTGTGTTAGAACTGGGTCCCCAGCGCTCGAGGAGTTTTGAGGGTGGCCATGAAGTTTCTTGCTGAAGAGCTCAATTCTGCCACATCCTGCCTGCTCCGTGCTTCAGTTTCCATACCTCCAAAATAAGCGTGCTAAGTATCTGTCTCACAGGTATCCTAAATGTGAGATCGAAGGAGTTAATACACATGAGTTACTCGTAGCAGAGACTGGCACACCGTAAGTACCAAAGGATGGTCTCCTGTTAGTAGCAAATAACTTGCAACTGGGGAAGCTACGAGACGGCAGCACACGGCGTGTTTACTGAAGTTCTCCACATCATGTGACACACAGACCGGCAAGCTCCATCAAAAACagaaggaggccaggtgcggtcggtcgctcatgcccgtaatcccaacactttgggaggccgtggcaggcagatcacttgaactcaggagttccagaccagccagggtaacatggcgaaatcctatcgctccaaaaaaaaaattagccaggcatggtggtgcatgcctgtagtcccagctactcaggaggctgaggtgggaggatcacttgagcccagcaggttgaggctgcagtgagcaagctatgattatgccactgcactccagtttgggtgacagagtgagaccctgtcccccctccccccccaaaaaaggaggCCTTAGCAAAACAAACTTGACCACCAAGATAACCCACCTGGTAGCATATGGCATATGCTGATAGCATATGGCACAGCCATTCAAGAAGGTCCTAAGAAGGAAGGTTCTTCCACCAACAGATGATGCACTTCCTAGCAAATGTGCTAAAGGCTCAGGGAAGCTCCACAGACCTCCTGAGCAGGGTGGAAACGCTGAGGGTGATCCCGTGACCAGGGGTGCCTCCAGGACACCCGCCCTCGCCTGTACAGTCCCTTATCACCATTTGAGGAAAACGTTTTGCCATATGTGAGGGGATGGCCACGGTGCAAGGTGCTGGGGACACCACACACAGGAGGACCTAGCCTTGGGTGCAGAGAAGTTATGTGACAGATGGGAGCAGGGCCATGATGGGGCCAGCAGCCCCAAGCGCCCTGCACCCAGGGCTCCTGGAAGCCCTGCTGTGGGGATAGAGGAGAGGGTCCCAGAACCAAGGGCGCCCAAGCTCTTACCTCTCAATACAGATAAGTCCAGAGGCTTTTACAAATCTTTAAATCATGTGGCCAATCTCAGGAAAAAATCACCCAATGAGTCAGTTCGTACCTCTCTCTCTAGGAAGGCATTTAAGATACATAACACAAAAACGTGAAAACTACAAGTCCTGAATTTACATTTAGGATACTCAATAGGGTTTGCTATCAGGTTAAAAAATGTTAAGCCTGAATCGAAGCATACCTAATGGTTTGGGCTTATTTCACATAGATATTGCATTTGCCTGCTTTACACTAATTCTGTAATTTGCTGCCCACAGAGGATGAGGTCCGGCTGTCAGGGATGCAGACTGCCCTTGGCCCTGGGACAGGAGGAACTGAGCGGAATTCTTCACTGCACCAGGCGCTGATGGATACGGTTGGAGCAGGAGAGGGTCCCTTGGCATCCCATTTCCATGTTGATTTCTAGAAATCCTTAACTCCAGATATTTAGTTACAAAACGCTTTGTCAACTTTGTAATGGAAATCTCCACACAATTGGATGTTGCAGTTGCTTTTATAGACTTAAGGTGAACTTCATAAATAACTTATTAATGCAAATAGTCTCAAtgcagagaaacaaacaaacgtTCTCCTGGGTCGCTGCAAAGAGCAGGTGCCTCAACGTGCTGGAATCATCATCCTCCCTTGGAAATTGGTTCCTTCGAGAGCAGCCTGCGGGGTGCACGA includes the following:
- the LOC103241225 gene encoding LOW QUALITY PROTEIN: uncharacterized protein (The sequence of the model RefSeq protein was modified relative to this genomic sequence to represent the inferred CDS: inserted 4 bases in 3 codons; deleted 1 base in 1 codon; substituted 2 bases at 2 genomic stop codons) — translated: MNSPEGPWPHWYQHCGLQVSLTPPFTVADPSLTCLCQWPSNQPVPVTSLLISGLDVNPDACLPALLDIHKLLEAIVCPSSPTSCGHGISTQLLGRDLQSPLCPPFPLAWALLLPTPLLSSHPEGHAPSPSRCLACHLXLRPVQTSSSGLLAHQPVXKCRAKLTHLLLMSFSGCLLTSGDPSSSAQQPRSPKLAPAHLPSHSRQRPQSQEVCASGTXNLQGFADRAPCYFLCPSHSLXNPYCSPVTNCALLIPXSHSPAILTLSATFLIPSLLCHQGPQDEAVLFTRMTSGPRSVLPA